The region AGCGCCGGGATGAACTCATAGGTGATGGCGTCGCCATAGGGGCCGATATTGGCCGAGTTCACCGCATAGCTGTCGTCATAATAGGGATTGGAGTGATCGATCTCGACGATCAGCATCCGCGGATGATTGTCCGATATCCACTGCTTGTAGAAGGCGTAGGCCTCCTCCTGCTCGGTCCTGTTGTAGCAGGGCAGGTTGAAGCGCTCGGAGGGCTCGCACTTGAGGTTCGGGTCCGGCGGCGTGGTGCGGAATCCCCCAAAATCGTCGGGGAAGTGGCCGTGGAAGATGGCCAGCGGATACCGGGCCTCCGGATGCTTGTCGAAGTCCTTGGGGACCAGGACGTGGCCGCGGATGAAGACGTCACGGCCCCAGAACTTGGACAGCTTTTCGCTGCGCAGTTTGAAGTGACGGACGAACTCGGTGTCCTTGGGCTCGGCGATCGGCGGATTGACGCGATCCAGGGTGATGGCGATCTCGCCGGCCCTGGCCGGATCAAAGTCGATCAGCTTGGGCGTGCTGGTCAGGTTGCCTGGCTCCTTGCGCCAGTTCTGACCCGCCCCCCGCGCGGCCGGCAGCTTCACCGTCTTGCCGTTCTCCAGCCTGTAAGTGTCGTACTTGTGCAAAACCGCCTGCACATAATAGCGACCCGCCGGGACCGACTTCAGATCCTCCGCCGGAAAGCCCAGCACGCCAGAACCGACCGCGACCGCACCGCCGGCCTTGAGGCCGTCGACATTGATCCCGAACATCTGGGCGCCGAAATAGTCGGGGCGGGTCTGGTCCTTGGGCTCGGTCTTGCCGTCCGGCGTCAGGATGACCATCACGCGCCCGTCATAGGCCTTGTCGGGCGCGGAGGTCGGAACCTCGACCTTGAATTGCTCGGCGGCGGCCGGCTGGCCGAGGATGGAGAGGGCGACGAGCGCGGCCCCCAAAACCAGTTTCCTTGGCGTCGTCACGTCGAACCTCTTCATGTCATTGCCCCCCGATCACCGACCGCCGCCAATGAGCGTGATCTCGGTCTGGCGTCCGTCCAGGAACCGCACCTTCTCACCATCAAAGAAGGCGTTCTCCTCGGTGCGGAACTGCACTTCCTCGCCACCCCATTCGGGCACCTTGGCGTAGGCCGCCAGCTCGATGGACCAGGCGGTGTCGGCACGCACCTTCCACTCGCCCTTGTCGTCGCCGTTCTGATTGTCCCACATGCCGATCGAGGCGCCGGCCGCGTGGCCGTGATAGCCGAGCGGATGCGTGTAGATCGAAGGCTTGAGCCCCTGGGCGATGGACTTGGCGCGCGCCGCCTTGAGGATTTCGTTGCCGCTCAGGCCGACCTTGTAGGAGGACAGCAGCGCGTCCTGAACCTTGTTGGCCTGCGCCAGACCGGCGCGCAGGCCCGCCGGCGCCTGGGTCTCACCGTCCTTGAGAACGTAGGCCAGGTGTTGGGTGTCGGTATTGAGGCGCAGATAGGTGATGCCGAAATCGGTCCACAGCATGTCACCCTTCTGGATGACGGTATCGCCTTCCAGCATATCCTTGTGACCCTGGCGGATCACGGCGATGGACGGCTGGAACCAGGCGATAAGGCCCAGGCGCGCGAGGCGCTCGCGGTAGAACCACACCACATCGTCGGTGGTGGTCACCCCGGGCTTGATCACCTCGCTGGAGAAGGCTTCGGCGATGATCGAGTGGGCCAGGCGCAAGATGCCCGGATAGATCTTCATCTCGGCGGGCGTGCGGGTTTCAAGCCAACCCACAGAGAGCGCCTCGCCCGACACGATGCGCTCCTTGAACTTCGGATCGAGCGCCTTGGTCATCTCGCCGTACTGGCTGAGCGTCATGCCGTCGCCGAACGCCGTCAGGGCCGAGGTGTTGATGGCGATCTTGTTCGGGTCGCGCTTGGCGATCAGGTCGGCCAGGGCCTTCCACTGGTCAGGCTGCTGCTCGGGAACCCAGGCCGCTTTGAAAAGGCCGCCCAGACCATAGCGGCTGACCGTCAGGCGTTCGATCGGCTTACCTTCGCCGGGATCGTAGAACACCAGGATGGTGCGCCGCCGGGCATGCATGCTCTCGGCGTTGAGCATGGTGGCGATCACCGGCTCTTCAAAATATTCGCGGGCCACCAGCACCCACATGTCGATCTTCTGCTCGCGCATCAGGCGCGGCACGACCGTATCGAGACGTTCGGCCAAAAGCGCGTTCTGAACCTTGGCCCGATCGCGCATGGTCAGGATCGGCGGCATGGCGGGCTTGGCCTGCTCGACGTCGCTCATAGGCAGGATGGGCGGCTCAGCCGCCTGAACAGCCGCGAGCGGCGCCAAGGCCGCGGCGACGGCGGCGGCCCAGGCCGCCTTGATGTTGCGTGAACCGTTCCCGTTTGTCTTCGACATGCACATCCCCCGACGCGACGACGAGGCTCTCGTCGTTAATTTGCGTGAGAATGGTCGCATCTTTTTGGAAGTGTCAAGCGATCGTCACATCGGCGAGCGTGGCGCTTGCCTGCTGCCCGAACAACGTTCAAAAGAGGCGTCATACAGGTTGCAGCGGCCGCCTCAGACCCTCCGGTTCGGAGCACGCCCACCGCACCCACCGACAGTCAACCAAGGCGGCCGGGGGCGGGCGCTGAGGGCGGCGGGGCCGCCAGATCTGCTTGCCTCCACAGCGGCCGCCAGCGCGGATAGACGCTTATAGAGCTCGCCGCTTCAGGAGCGCCACGTGGCAAAATCCTCGATCTTTGACCCAAGCAGCAGTGCGTTTAGACTATCTACATCACCATTTTACCTAATAGCGCACGCTGATTTCATGTATCACGACGCCATGGAAAAGACCCTGGCTCGCCATGGGATTACAAAGTCGACCTACCGAATCCTGACTGTTCTTCGAGAATCGCAGCCCTGCAGCGTAACTTACTTAGCAGATACGGCCCTCATAAAGCGTACGACTGTGAGCCGAATCGTTGAGAAGATGACTCAGATGGATCTAGTCACCACCACGCAGGGGGGCGAGGACGGACGCGTCACCGAGGTGCGGATGACCGATCAGGGCCGCGGCCTCCTCGACAGCCTCACCCCCATGATCGCCAAGTTGATCGAGCGCGCGACCGACGGCGTAAGCCACGCAGAATTGACCCGCCTGGTGGCGACCCTGCAGATCATGAGCGCAAACCTGACAAGATCGCCTCTCGAATAGGCGCCGCCGCCTTTGGCTGGCGATTTGCAGCCCCCCAGTTTATTCGACCAAATTCACGTGATAATGGTCGCACTTTCGCGGTGAGCCGGAGGGGGCGCACGTGTGGTCAAAATCGATCAGACCTGAGCGCTCATGACGCGGGCGGTCAGGATCAGCGAAGCCCGGTCGGGCCTGAGCGCGCGCTTTGAACTGCTGGATCAACTGGCGCCCCAATCTTGTGCGGCGCTCTGGGCGCTGGCCCAGGACGCCACGCCTCGCGAGGCGCTCCACGCCATGTGGACGGGCCCCGAGCTTTCATGTCCCCTGGCGGCGGGCGACCTCCCGGCGGCGATCGACGTAACGGCCCTGACGCTGGAGAACGCGGTGCGTCACCCCAACGCCGGCGAGCTTGTCCTCACCGTCTTCGATCCCGGCCCTATCGGCCCGGCGCGGCCCTTCGTCGACGGCGGATTGGACCTGGGCATATTCTATGGCGACGGGGGGCGGTTGCTGTTTCCTGTCGGCTGGATCGAGGGCTCGCTTTGCGCGCGCGTGTCTCCAGAAGACCTCGATGGCCTGGCGAGCGCGGCGCGTCTGATCCGCCGCCAAGGCGTATGCGAACTTCAGCTGGAACCCATCACTTGAACGGCGCTTCCCTTTGGCGCGCCCTCGATCAAGGCGCGGCCCATCGCCCTGCCCTGAGCGGGACCGAGGAGGCCGAAATCGCGATTGTCGGCGCTGGCGTGGCGGGCCTCAGCCTGGCCTGCGAACTGGCGGCGGCGGGGCGTTCAGTCTGCGTGATCGAGGCCGACGAGCCGGGCTCGGGCGCCCTGGGCGCCAGCGCCGGAATCGTCGCCCCCCAATTGGTCCGAACGACCCCCAACAAGGTGCTCGCCCGGCTGGGTCCTGAGGTCGGACCGGGCTGGCTCCGTCTCGTCGGCGAGAGCGGCAGCCACCTGTTCGATCTGATATCGGCCCTGAACATTGATTGCGACGCCCGCCCTCAGGGCTTCATCGCCCCGGCCCGCGGCGTTGACGCCGGCGCCCGCCTTGAAGCCATCGTTCAGGAATGGCGTCCCTTCCGGCGCGACCTGACCGCACTCGACGCCGCCGACACCGCGCAGATGACGGGCTGCCGCGGTTATGACGCGGCCATCCTTGACGCCAGCGGCGGCGGGGTTAACCCCCTGCGGCTGGCGGCGGGCCTGGCGGCTCGCAGTGTGGAAGCCGGCGCGCAGCTTTTCCATCACAGCCGGGTGGGCGACCTGGAGCGCGTAGGCGAGCGCTGGCGTCTGCATGCCGGCGCGGGAACACTCTGGGCCAAGCAGGTCGTGCTGTGCGCCAATGGCGGCAATCAGTCCCTTCATCCAGCGCTGGACAGCACCGTGCTGCCCATGCGCGTGCATGAATTGTCCACGTCGCCTGTTTCGCAGAACTTGCGCGCCTCGGTGCTCCCCGGCGGCCAGGCCCTGACCGATCTGGAGCCGGATATCTTCTCGATCCGCTTCGCCGAGGGCGGACGCATGATCACCTATTACCCGGTGTCAGGCGGCGCGACGCGGGCAGGCGTGGAGAAGGCGGTCAATCGACGCCTGTCCCAGATGCTCAACGCCTTCGAACCCATCCGCATCGAGCATCTTTGGGAAGGGGTCGCGTGGATGAACAGCAGCCTGCTTCCCCGCATTGTCGCCCTTGGTCCCGGGCTGTTGGCGATCCAGGCCTGCAACGGGCGGGGCATCGCCACCAACGCCATCGTCGGGCGTGAGATTTCGCGCATGCTGCTCAGCGACGGACGTTATCGACCGACGATAGCCTACGAGAGCCCTAACCCCATCGCCCGTGTGCCCTTTATGCGCCATGTGCCGGACATGATGCTGCGAATGGCGCGGGCGGTGAGACAAGCCCGAACCGGCTTGCTAGGCAGATGATCCTGATGGCCGAAGCGGGGAGCCCGCATGACGACCGGGATGCCGCTCGCCGATATGGCGGAAAGCCTTTTGCTGCCCGGTGCGCTTTCGGCGATCATGCTGTCCATCGGCCTGCAACTGAAGCCGTCGGCGTTCATCGGCATGGTGGTCGATCGTCGCCCCTTCCTTGTCGGGTTGGCGGGCCTGCTGATCCTTTCACCCCTGGCTGGAATCGCCATTGCAGCCAGCCTGTCGCCATCGCCGGAAGTGGCCGTGGGGCTGGTTCTGCTGGCGACCTGTCCCGTCGGCATACTCGCCACGGTGATGACCGATCTCTTCAAGGGCTCAGCGGCTCTGTCGATCGCCCTGACCGTGGTGATCAGCGGCGTCTACGTGCTGCTGGCCCCGCCGATCGCCCACTATGCGGTCGAGGTCGCCTTCGGTGTATCACGCACCATAGTCGTGCCCACGATGGAGCTGTTCGCCAAGGTGGCGCTGGTGACCATAGCGCCGGTGTCGCTTGGCCTGCTGGCGGCGCGTCTGGCCCCCACGACCAGCGCCCAGCTCGCCGGACCGATGAAGGCGATCGCATCCGCCATCCTCATTGCGGTTTTCGCCCTCGTGGTGGCCCGTCAGTGGAGCGCCATGACCGAAACGGTCTGGCGCATTGTAGCGCTGGTGATCCTGATCAATCTGGTCAACGCCGCACTGGCTCTGGCCATCGCGCGGATCGCTCGCCTGAAGGGACCGGACGTTTCGGCCATCGTGGCCTGTCATCTGGTTCGCCAGGAGGGCACGGCGATCTTTATCGCCGTCTCGGTGCTGGCCTCGCCCGAAATGGCGGTGCCCCTGATCGTCAATACATTCGTGGGCTTGGCGATCTGCGCCGCGCTCTTTGCTCCTTTGCGCGGTCTCCAGGGACCGCGCCTCAAGGGAGCGCGCCCCTAAGTTCAGGAGACCTTCCATGATCCGATGTCTAGCCATCGCAACAGCCGCCCTGGTCATGACGACCGGTGCGGCCCGGGCCGAGACGTTCCGGATCACGGCGCCGGCCAACGCGCCGCAAGGCGCCTATGACGGCCGCGTTCTGCTGATCATGACGGCCGACGGCTCTAAAGAGCCGCGCTTTCAGGTCGATCGCGATTTTCGATCCGCTCAGATCGCCGGCGTCGATGTCGAAGGCCTGCCACGCGGCGGGTCGGTCCAGATCGCGCTGGACACCGTCGGCTATCCCGCACGGAATTTAAACGCCGTCCCGGCGGGTCGCTATTATGTGCAGGCGGTTTTGCACAAGTACGACACTTACAGGCTGGAGAACGGCAAGACGGTGAAGCTGCCGGCCGCGCGGGGGGCGGGTCAGAACTGGCGCAAGGAGCCAGGCAACCTGACCAGCACGCCCAAGCTGATCGACTTTGATCCGGCCAGGGCCGGCGAGATCGCCATCACCCTGGATCGCGTCAATCCGCCGATCGCCGAGCCCAAGGACACCGAGTTCGTCCGTCACTTCAAACTGCGCAGCGAAAAGCTGTCCAAGTTCTGGGGCCGTGACGTCTTCATCCGCGGCCACGTCCTGGTCCCCAAGGACTTCGACAAGCATCCGGAGGCCCGGTATCCGCTGGCCATCTTCCACGGCCACTTCCCCGACGATTTTGGGGGATTCCGCACCACGCCGCCGGACCCGAACCTCAAGTGCGAGCCCTCCGAGCGCTTCAACCTGCCCTGCTACAACAGGACCGAGCAGGAGGAGGCCTACGCCTTCTACAAGCAGTGGATATCGGACAATCATCCGCGGATGCTGATCGTCGAGATCGATCACTCCAATCCCTATTATGACGACAGCTATGCGGTGAACTCGGCCAATATCGGCCCCTATGGCGACGCCATCACCTATGAGTTCATCCCGGCGCTGGAGAAGAAGTTCCGCGGGCTGGGCCAGGGCTGGGCGAGGTTCCTCTATGGCGGCTCGACCGGCGGCTGGGAGGCCCTGGGCGTCCAGGTCAAATATCCCGACGACTACAACGGCGCTTTCGCGGCCTGTCCTGACAGCGTTGATTTTCGCCAGTTCAAGGTGGTCGATATCTACAAAGACAAGAACGCCTTCTGGCGCGAAGGTCCGTTCACGCGGGTCGAGCGGCCGGTGGGCCGAAACTATCTGGGCCACGTGACCCATACCAACGAGATGGAGAACCGCTACGAGCGCGTTCTGGGCTCGAAGACCCGGTCGGGCGCGCAGTGGGACGCCTTCTTCGCCGTCTATTCGCCGCAGGGAGAGGACGGCTATCCCATTCCATTGTGGGACAAGACGACGGGTGTGATCGATCAGTCGGTGCTGGAATACTGGCGCGAGAACTACGACCTTCGCCACATCCTCGAGCGCGACTGGAAGACGCTGGGGCCCAAGCTAGCGGGCAAGATCAACATCCACGTCGGCGACATGGATAACTTCTACCTCAACAACGCCGTCTATCTGATGGAGGACTTCCTCAAGAAGACCGATCCTCCCTATGGCGGCGAGGTCACCTACGGCGATCGCGCCGAGCACTGCTGGAACGGCGACCAGGCCAACCCCATCGCCATCTCGCGCCTCCGCTACAACACCTTCTACCTGCCCAAGATCCTCAAGCGCATCGAACAGACCGCGCCCAAGGGGGCCGATCTGACCAGCTGGCGATATTAGAAAGCTCAATGAAGGACGGGCGGCCGCCGCCCGATCTCCATGACTGTTGGGCGATTACCCGTTGGCGGCGCGCGTCGTGGGCACGACGGCGACGTGATAGTCGCCGCCGGCCGACAGGACGATCCAGTCGCCCGGCGCGGCCACGGCGAGGCCGGAGGCCGTGGCGACCTCTACAAGTCCATGCATGCCTTTGGGACGGCCAGCGCAGCCGAGCCAGGCCAACAGACGGCTCCAGCCCAGGCCGTCAGCAGGTGCGGGCACGCGTAGCGCGGCTCCGTGGTCGAAGGTGGGACTGAACGCAGACATGTCGATCCGAACGGTGAAGTACGGGCGCAGTCTTGGGTGCGTTGGTGACCGGAGCCTTAACGCCCGGTTCCGTGCGCCTAGGTGGCGACGAGGATCACGCTGGCGGCGAACGCCACGAACAGCGACAGGGTGACCAGATCGGCCATGGCGTCAGAGACGATGGCGGGGTCGACTTTCAGGGTTCTGGCGATGGTCTGCATGATGAGCAACCCAACCACGCCAAACGGCTCACACGCTATTCACGGTTTCGACAGCGCTGCGTGTTCCTGATCACGTCGTCGCGAGAACCGAGGCGATCGCCTGGGTGAAGGCGGACGCCTTGACCGGCTTTGCGATCCATCCGTCGAAAGGCGGGCCACGACCGGTTCCGTCCCCCTCGGCTGAAAATCCCAAGATTGGCGTGGACCTGTTCGGACCAGGCTGTGATCGGATGGCGTCGAAGACCTCACGGCCCTGGAGGTCGGGCAGGCGCATATCGAGCAAGATGACATCGAAGGCTGTCCAGGCCGCCTCATCGACGCCGCTCTTGCCTGTGGCGGCGTCGACAACCTGCGCGCCGCAGGTCTCCAGAATCGTCCGCGCCAGTTCACGGTTGGCGGAGTTGTCGTCGATCACCAGAGCGCGCACCCGATCCAATCCATCAAGGCCCGCCTCGGCCGTGACCTCGCTCACCAGCGCCGTCGGCGCAGCCGGAACGCGCAGTGTGAAGATCGAACCCGCTTCCGGCGTGCTATGCACCGTCACCGAACCGCCCATGGCTTCAGCCAGACCTTTGCAGATGGCGAGGCCAAGGCCCGTTCCGCCATGACGGCGCGTCGATGAAGCGTCCACCTGCGAGAATCGCTGGAAGAGTCTGGCCTGCTGATCTGCGCTCATGCCCGGACCGGTGTCGGCGACCTCGATGCAAAGCAGTTCTGGGCCCGGCTCATAATCCAGAGTCACGGTCACGCGACCGCTGTCAGTGAACTTGACCGCATTTCCCACCAGGTTGAGCAGCATCTGGCGCAGGTGCTCAACATCGATGAGCAATTGGTCAGGCGCTGGCCCGCGAACGGCGACCTTGAGCTGCAGCCCCTTGGCCGTGGCTTGCGGCCAGAGCAGTGCGACGGTGTCACGCACCAAGGCTTCGGGCGAGGCAGGGCGACGATGGATTTTCGTTTCACCAGCTTCGAGCTTGGAGAAATCCAGAACATCGTTGACGAGGCCGAGCAGGACCTTGCCCCCATGGCCGATGCGATCGACCCAGTGGCGCGCTTGCGGACTTAAATCCTGACGATCGGCGAGCAGCGCGGAGAATCCGAGCACCGCCGTCAGGGGGGTGCGGATTTCATGGCTCATATTGGCGAGGAACTGCGACTTGGCGGCGGTCGCCTCTTCGGCGGCAAGGCGGGCCGCGGCCATGGCCTCGTTCTGCGCCACCCGCTCGGTGACGTCCCAGTTGCACCCGACCCGGGCGAAGGGATTGCCCGCCGCGTCACGCCTCAGTTGGCCAAAGGCGCGGATGACGCGGACCTCGCCGTCGGGCCGAATGATCCGAAACTGCGACTCCAGCGGGCCGCTGCTGTCAAAGGCGGCGTCCACCGCATTGACGAGGCGGTCTACGTCGTCTGGGTGCAGACAGCTCTTGAACACTTCCATGGCCGGAGCCGCGTCATTGGGCAGGCCATAAAGGGCGAACATACGCTCGTCCCATCGCAGTTCGCCACTGGCGAAGTCCCATTCCCAGACGCCGATCTGCCCGGCCTCGGCAGCCAAAAGCACGCGCTCGAGATCGCTGCGCTGCATCTGGGCCGCGGCCATCTTCGCCAGGAGCTTCAGCTGATCGAGCTGCTCGGTGGTGGGATGTGCGCGCGGCATAGGATCAA is a window of Caulobacter sp. NIBR2454 DNA encoding:
- a CDS encoding bile acid:sodium symporter family protein — translated: MTTGMPLADMAESLLLPGALSAIMLSIGLQLKPSAFIGMVVDRRPFLVGLAGLLILSPLAGIAIAASLSPSPEVAVGLVLLATCPVGILATVMTDLFKGSAALSIALTVVISGVYVLLAPPIAHYAVEVAFGVSRTIVVPTMELFAKVALVTIAPVSLGLLAARLAPTTSAQLAGPMKAIASAILIAVFALVVARQWSAMTETVWRIVALVILINLVNAALALAIARIARLKGPDVSAIVACHLVRQEGTAIFIAVSVLASPEMAVPLIVNTFVGLAICAALFAPLRGLQGPRLKGARP
- a CDS encoding MarR family winged helix-turn-helix transcriptional regulator, encoding MEKTLARHGITKSTYRILTVLRESQPCSVTYLADTALIKRTTVSRIVEKMTQMDLVTTTQGGEDGRVTEVRMTDQGRGLLDSLTPMIAKLIERATDGVSHAELTRLVATLQIMSANLTRSPLE
- a CDS encoding DUF3830 family protein codes for the protein MTRAVRISEARSGLSARFELLDQLAPQSCAALWALAQDATPREALHAMWTGPELSCPLAAGDLPAAIDVTALTLENAVRHPNAGELVLTVFDPGPIGPARPFVDGGLDLGIFYGDGGRLLFPVGWIEGSLCARVSPEDLDGLASAARLIRRQGVCELQLEPIT
- a CDS encoding hybrid sensor histidine kinase/response regulator — protein: MKPPLPHISRAIANGLAKLELDRLAEMAAVLLGAPSATVVLAGSAEASRGLAAKVMDLAEGELLVIATEDRHDDEPGLFVGCPLVAAGGQALGALHVVDPMPRAHPTTEQLDQLKLLAKMAAAQMQRSDLERVLLAAEAGQIGVWEWDFASGELRWDERMFALYGLPNDAAPAMEVFKSCLHPDDVDRLVNAVDAAFDSSGPLESQFRIIRPDGEVRVIRAFGQLRRDAAGNPFARVGCNWDVTERVAQNEAMAAARLAAEEATAAKSQFLANMSHEIRTPLTAVLGFSALLADRQDLSPQARHWVDRIGHGGKVLLGLVNDVLDFSKLEAGETKIHRRPASPEALVRDTVALLWPQATAKGLQLKVAVRGPAPDQLLIDVEHLRQMLLNLVGNAVKFTDSGRVTVTLDYEPGPELLCIEVADTGPGMSADQQARLFQRFSQVDASSTRRHGGTGLGLAICKGLAEAMGGSVTVHSTPEAGSIFTLRVPAAPTALVSEVTAEAGLDGLDRVRALVIDDNSANRELARTILETCGAQVVDAATGKSGVDEAAWTAFDVILLDMRLPDLQGREVFDAIRSQPGPNRSTPILGFSAEGDGTGRGPPFDGWIAKPVKASAFTQAIASVLATT
- a CDS encoding M24 family metallopeptidase yields the protein MSKTNGNGSRNIKAAWAAAVAAALAPLAAVQAAEPPILPMSDVEQAKPAMPPILTMRDRAKVQNALLAERLDTVVPRLMREQKIDMWVLVAREYFEEPVIATMLNAESMHARRRTILVFYDPGEGKPIERLTVSRYGLGGLFKAAWVPEQQPDQWKALADLIAKRDPNKIAINTSALTAFGDGMTLSQYGEMTKALDPKFKERIVSGEALSVGWLETRTPAEMKIYPGILRLAHSIIAEAFSSEVIKPGVTTTDDVVWFYRERLARLGLIAWFQPSIAVIRQGHKDMLEGDTVIQKGDMLWTDFGITYLRLNTDTQHLAYVLKDGETQAPAGLRAGLAQANKVQDALLSSYKVGLSGNEILKAARAKSIAQGLKPSIYTHPLGYHGHAAGASIGMWDNQNGDDKGEWKVRADTAWSIELAAYAKVPEWGGEEVQFRTEENAFFDGEKVRFLDGRQTEITLIGGGR
- a CDS encoding NAD(P)/FAD-dependent oxidoreductase, with protein sequence MNGASLWRALDQGAAHRPALSGTEEAEIAIVGAGVAGLSLACELAAAGRSVCVIEADEPGSGALGASAGIVAPQLVRTTPNKVLARLGPEVGPGWLRLVGESGSHLFDLISALNIDCDARPQGFIAPARGVDAGARLEAIVQEWRPFRRDLTALDAADTAQMTGCRGYDAAILDASGGGVNPLRLAAGLAARSVEAGAQLFHHSRVGDLERVGERWRLHAGAGTLWAKQVVLCANGGNQSLHPALDSTVLPMRVHELSTSPVSQNLRASVLPGGQALTDLEPDIFSIRFAEGGRMITYYPVSGGATRAGVEKAVNRRLSQMLNAFEPIRIEHLWEGVAWMNSSLLPRIVALGPGLLAIQACNGRGIATNAIVGREISRMLLSDGRYRPTIAYESPNPIARVPFMRHVPDMMLRMARAVRQARTGLLGR